In the genome of Staphylococcus durrellii, one region contains:
- a CDS encoding MDR family MFS transporter: MSSEMISTKKRNTIILVMLSSAFVAMLNQTLLNTALPAITTGLKIDETTAQWLITGFMLVNGIMIPLTAFLMDRFHTRPLYIFSMSAFLIGSILAAFSPTFSLLMIARVIQAIGAGLLLPLMQFTVFTLFPSEKRGFAMGLTGIVAQTAPAIGPTLTGFLIDAFSWRAPFIVVATIAIIAFIIGIIFVESNNTTKHRELDKTSVIYSTLGFGLMLYAFSSAGNLGFNSPIVIISLIIGLIIVAIFVTRQIKIDNPLLNLKVFANRTFALSSISSMVLFIGIVGPALLIPIYIQSGLGLSAILSGFVILPGAVVNAFMSVYTGKIYDKYGLKVLAIPGFIILIIMTILHCFLSSNTPYWYVVVIYAIRMFSVALIIMPLNTKGVNALNSENISHGTAIMNFLRIMAGAIGTAVMITILAIVRKSYTAQHAMTESKTVMNQHATVQGIDAAFIFTTILLIIGFICTLFIKNDKKLANNNTND, from the coding sequence ATGTCATCTGAAATGATATCGACTAAAAAAAGAAATACAATTATTTTAGTAATGCTCAGCAGTGCTTTCGTTGCAATGTTAAACCAAACATTATTGAATACTGCTTTACCAGCAATTACGACTGGTTTAAAAATTGATGAAACGACTGCCCAGTGGCTTATCACAGGGTTTATGTTAGTTAACGGAATTATGATTCCTCTAACTGCATTCTTAATGGACCGGTTCCATACACGTCCATTATATATATTCTCGATGAGTGCCTTTTTAATAGGTTCAATCTTAGCAGCATTTTCTCCTACCTTCAGTTTACTGATGATAGCCAGAGTAATTCAAGCTATCGGTGCCGGATTATTGCTGCCATTAATGCAATTTACAGTATTTACTTTATTCCCTTCTGAGAAACGTGGTTTCGCGATGGGACTGACAGGGATTGTAGCACAAACAGCGCCGGCAATCGGTCCAACACTTACTGGTTTTCTTATTGATGCATTCAGCTGGAGAGCACCATTTATCGTTGTAGCAACAATAGCTATCATCGCATTTATTATTGGTATTATTTTCGTGGAAAGTAACAACACGACTAAACATAGAGAACTAGATAAAACATCTGTTATTTATTCAACACTAGGTTTCGGCCTTATGCTATATGCGTTTAGTAGTGCAGGTAACTTAGGATTCAATTCACCTATCGTTATCATTTCACTAATTATCGGGTTAATTATAGTAGCTATTTTTGTTACGCGCCAAATTAAAATCGATAATCCATTATTAAATTTAAAAGTATTTGCTAATAGAACATTCGCATTATCTTCAATAAGTTCTATGGTTCTATTTATTGGAATTGTTGGCCCAGCGTTATTAATTCCTATATACATTCAATCTGGTTTAGGATTATCAGCTATTCTTTCAGGTTTCGTTATCTTACCTGGTGCAGTTGTTAACGCATTTATGTCAGTTTATACAGGTAAAATTTACGATAAATATGGTTTGAAAGTATTAGCCATTCCCGGCTTTATAATATTAATAATTATGACTATATTGCATTGCTTCTTATCTTCAAATACGCCTTATTGGTATGTCGTTGTTATATATGCAATAAGAATGTTTTCGGTAGCATTAATTATCATGCCGTTAAATACAAAAGGTGTTAACGCGCTAAATTCAGAAAACATCTCCCATGGGACAGCAATCATGAACTTCTTACGTATTATGGCAGGTGCAATTGGTACCGCAGTTATGATTACTATTTTAGCAATTGTTAGAAAAAGTTATACCGCTCAACATGCGATGACTGAGAGTAAAACTGTTATGAATCAACATGCTACAGTCCAAGGTATAGATGCCGCATTTATCTTTACGACTATCTTATTGATTATTGGCTTTATTTGTACTTTATTCATTAAAAATGATAAAAAACTAGCAAACAATAACACAAACGACTAA
- a CDS encoding PepSY domain-containing protein — protein MKFKRLTAIALSGVLLAGFSGGAGAQTANAKSNDTIKVSQIKTSPKQAVKKAKSVYGGQKVKEIAFEKSHGKWAYKIAQQKKGKESEVIVANKSNKVLSKETEKEDHIDKNENFKYSDAISYKKALKKGQSKFNGDVSEWSLSKDKGKLVYDMDLKKGKTKHEISINAKNGKVLSNEKDD, from the coding sequence ATGAAATTCAAAAGATTAACTGCAATAGCGTTGTCTGGGGTTTTACTTGCTGGCTTTAGTGGAGGCGCTGGAGCACAGACTGCTAATGCTAAAAGTAACGATACAATTAAGGTGAGTCAAATTAAGACGTCACCAAAACAAGCTGTTAAAAAAGCTAAAAGTGTATATGGTGGCCAAAAAGTTAAAGAAATAGCTTTCGAGAAGAGTCACGGCAAATGGGCTTATAAAATAGCGCAACAGAAAAAAGGCAAAGAATCTGAAGTTATTGTTGCTAATAAGTCTAATAAAGTTTTAAGTAAAGAAACTGAAAAAGAAGATCATATTGATAAAAATGAAAACTTTAAATATAGTGATGCAATAAGCTATAAAAAAGCACTTAAAAAAGGACAAAGCAAATTTAATGGCGATGTAAGTGAATGGTCATTATCCAAAGATAAAGGTAAATTAGTTTATGACATGGACTTGAAAAAAGGTAAAACTAAACACGAAATTTCTATTAATGCCAAGAATGGTAAAGTCCTAAGTAACGAAAAAGATGATTAA